A single window of Colletotrichum higginsianum IMI 349063 chromosome 8, whole genome shotgun sequence DNA harbors:
- a CDS encoding Mitochondrial carrier protein, translated as MSADFWAGYISGAVGIIIGNPLDLLKVRLQARPTPAAATPASPLPTPASLAATSYLRHFESPAALVTGSAAPILGYGALNALLFVSYNRTEAALNRALDVRSSLWTTWLAGAVGGLATWVVSTPTELIKCRAQLSSPPASSWAITKDVCRAEGIRGLYFGGVVTALRDSIGYGFYFWSYELTTRWMGVGGDSVNETNMRDEAAKVLLCGGLAGIVTWASIFPLDVIKTRVQTQAFEASSSAEASPLLGARGSQQEMRKRAGAIQVAREAYREGGVRVFFRGLTICSVRAFVVNAVQWAVYEWVMYEMGEGRRRPAAIEPVGQTL; from the coding sequence ATGTCCGCCGACTTCTGGGCCGGCTACATTAGCGGTGCCGTCGGCATCATTATCGGCAAccccctcgacctcctcaaGGTCCGCCTCCAGGCACGACCgacccccgccgccgcaaccCCCGCCTCTCCGCTTCCGACTCCGGCATCCCTCGCCGCGACCTCGTACCTCCGCCACTTCGAGTCCCCCGCCGCTCTCGTCACCGGCTCCGCGGCCCCGATTCTCGGCTACGGCGCCCTCAACGCCCTCCTCTTTGTATCCTACAACCGCACCGAGGCCGCTCTGAAccgcgctctcgacgtccgCTCCAGCCTCTGGACCACCTGGCttgccggtgccgtcggcggtctGGCCACCTGGGTCGTAAGCACCCCGACCGAGCTGATCAAGTGCCGCGCTCAGCTGTCCTCGCCACCCGCCTCGAGCTGGGCCATCACCAAGGACGTCTGCCGCGCCGAGGGCATACGGGGCCTGTAtttcggcggcgtcgtgaCGGCCCTGCGCGACAGCATCGGCTACGGCTTTTATTTCTGGTCCTACGAGCTCACCACGCGCTGgatgggcgtcggcggcgacagcgtcAACGAGACCAACAtgcgcgacgaggccgccaaggtgCTTCTTTGTGGAGGgctcgccggcatcgtgACGTGGGCGAGCATTTTCCCGCTCGACGTCATAAAGACCCGCGTGCAGACTCAGGCGTTCGAGGCCTCTTCGTCCGCCGAAGCTTCGCCTTTGCTTGGGGCGCGCGGCTCGCAGCAGGAGATGCGCAAGCGTGCCGGCGCAATCCAGGTTGCCAGGGAGGCATACCGTGAAGGCGGCGTTAGAGTCTTCTTCCGGGGCCTTACCATCTGCAGCGTGCGGGCCTTCGTCGTCAACGCGGTGCAGTGGGCCGTGTATGAGTGGGTCATGTATGAGATGGGCGAGGGTCGGAGACGGCCTGCTGCCATCGAGCCTGTCGGACAAACGTTGTGA
- a CDS encoding Mitochondrial carrier protein has translation MSSSSSSSPTPLLRPPSTRTLWIADNWTSILGGTVLVHLAHYQYLTRVRTPNPNPLKNARFWAVAGGGWMLSYLGIITGIAVAQAKVNHYRDPESSFLYADDR, from the coding sequence atgtcctcctcctcctcctcctcgcccacccCTCTCCTCCGCCCACCCTCTACCCGCACGCTCTGGATCGCCGACAATTGGACCTCGATCTTAGGCGgcaccgtcctcgtccacctcgcGCACTACCAGTACCTCACACGCGTCCGCACCCCGAACCCGAACCCCCTCAAGAATGCCCGCTTTTGGGCTGTAGCCGGTGGCGGATGGATGCTCTCCTACCtcggcatcatcaccggAATCGCCGTCGCTCAGGCAAAGGTTAACCACTACCGCGACCCCGAGTCCAGTTTCCTCTACGCCGACGACCGCTGA